Proteins encoded by one window of Melanotaenia boesemani isolate fMelBoe1 chromosome 10, fMelBoe1.pri, whole genome shotgun sequence:
- the LOC121647738 gene encoding aminopeptidase N-like isoform X1 has translation MGESCRISKLCVLFVILALVSVATIVTLWTIALTGDNDAPAPWDRYRLPMALAPEYYNITLWPRLKLDPDSGLYIFTGRSTVQFECLKATDLILIHSNKLNYTKMDNTHAARLTAAEGGSAPVITSTWLHLKMEYLVIKLNSKLTPGSKYQLDTEFTGELADDLAGFYRSEYEEDGVRKIVATSQMHPTHARKTFPCFDEPAMKAVFHITILHPPGTRALSNGMEKDVTNVSVNGEAVTQTTFEPTVHMSTYLLAIIVSDYVHLNATQGDTLIRIWARRKAVEQGQGDYALNVTGPVLDFFQSYYNISYPLSKSDQIALPDFYFGAMENWGLVTYRETNLLYDPETSSNRNKETTSTIIAHELAHMWFGNLVTLRWWNEVWLNEGFATYVSYLGADHAEPDWNVKDLIVLDDVHKVFSVDALTSSHPLTSKEDSIILPGQITEQFDTISYSKGAAVLRMLSDFLSEPLFKQGLTTYLRHFSYSNAVGSDLWQHLQMVVEDNNISLPCPVNAIMNPWVLQMGFPVVTIDTTKGKVSQNHFLLDPESNVTVESPYKYEWVVPVRWMKDGDVHGDIWWLMQKEAVNPDMLSGSSWVLANINVTGYYRVNYDLGNWERLFTQLSTNLQVIPVINRAQLVDDAFNLARAQLVSTTLALRTTSYLLQEIEYIPWQSALNNLHYYELMLDRTEVYQPMQDYIRQQVTPLFLYFRDLTSNWTHVPNRHTDQYNQVNALRTACRTGLPECQDWTTTWFKQWMDNPQHNLIHPNLRSAVYCSAMAAGDEAEWQFGWFQFKKASVASEASKLMSALACTNNIQLLERYLSYTLNSDMIRKQDASSVITSVATNRVGHSLAWDFVREQWKYMFTQYGVGSFSFASIITGVTARFSTPAELQQLEDFVEEHKATGFGSASLAVDQALERTEANIKWVEQNKLEVLNWFRSQTRPQRINELDSQSISELWSTDELLPVQLITDVNTDRSSTNTKEK, from the exons ATGGGGGAAAGCTGCAGAATCAGCAAGCTGTGTGTTCTGTTTGTCATCTTAGCTCTGGTCTCTGTGGCAACCATCGTCACATTGTGGACTATTGCTCTTACAGGAGATAATGATGCCCCAGCTCCTTGGGACAG GTACCGTCTGCCCATGGCTTTAGCCCCCGAGTACTACAACATCACTTTGTGGCCTCGTCTCAAACTCGACCCAGACTCTGGCCTCTACATTTTTACAG GACGGTCCACTGTGCAGTTCGAGTGTCTGAAGGCAACCgatctgattctgattcacTCCAACAAACTCAACTACACCAAAATGGACAACACACATGCTGCCAGACTCACTGCTGCAG AAGGTGGGTCTGCCCCCGTTATTACGTCAACATGGCTGCACCTGAAGATGGAGTATCTGGTCATCAAGCTAAATAGTAAACTAACTCCAGGGTCAAAGTATCAGCTGGACACTGAGTTCACTGGTGAACTAGCTGATGACTTGGCAGGATTCTATCGGAGTGAATATGAAGAAGATGGAGTCAGAAA GATTGTTGCCACCTCTCAGATGCATCCGACTCATGCCAGGAAGACCTTCCCGTGTTTTGATGAGCCAGCCATGAAAGCTGTCTTCCACATAACAATCCTACACCCACCTGGAACCAGAGCCCTGTCCAATGGGATGGAAAAAG ATGTCACTAATGTCTCTGTTAATGGAGAAGCTGTGACACAGACAACGTTTGAACCCACCGTGCACATGTCCACCTACCTGCTGGCCATCATCGTGTCTGACTATGTACACCTCAACGCAACACAAGGAGACACTCTG ATCCGTATCTGGGCTCGCAGGAAAGCGGTGGAACAGGGACAGGGAGACTATGCTCTTAATGTGACTGGACCTGTACTGGACTTCTTCCAGTCCTACTATAACATCTCGTACCCTCTGAGCAAGTCAG ATCAGATCGCTCtgccagatttttattttggtgcGATGGAGAACTGGGGTTTGGTGACATACAGAGAAACCAACCTTCTCTACGACCCAGAGACCTCCTCCAACAGGAACAAAGAAACCACTTCCACCATCATTGCTCATGAACTGGCTCATATG TGGTTCGGCAACCTGGTGACGCTGCGCTGGTGGAATGAGGTCTGGCTGAATGAGGGCTTTGCTACGTACGTGTCCTACCTGGGAGCTGACCACGCTGAGCCTGACTGGAACGTG AAAGACTTGATAGTTCTGGATGATGTGCACAAAGTGTTTTCAGTTGATGCTTTGACATCCTCTCATCCTCTGACCTCAAAAGAAGACAGTATCATCCTACCTGGACAGATTACGGAGCAGTTTGACACCATCTCCTACAGCAAG gGGGCTGCAGTGCTGAGGATGCTGTCTGACTTCCTCTCAGAGCCGCTCTTCAAGCAGGGACTgact ACTTACCTCAGGCATTTTTCTTACAGTAATGCAGTTGGGAGCGACTTGTGGCAACATCTGCAGATG GTGGTAGAGGACAACAACATTTCACTTCCTTGTCCAGTTAATGCCATCATGAACCCCTGGGTGCTTCAGATGGGCTTTCCTGTGGTCACCATAGATACGACGAAGGGAAAGGTTTCCCAGAATCACTTCCTGCTGGATCCAGAGTCAAATGTCACAGTTGAATCACCCTACAA ATATGAGTGGGTGGTTCCTGTGCGCTGGATGAAAGATGGTGATGTTCATGGAGATATCTGGTGGCTGATGCAGAAGGAAG ctGTGAACCCGGACATGTTGAGCGGATCCTCGTGGGTTCTGGCCAACATCAACGTAACTGGATATTACCGGGTGAACTATGACCTGGGAAACTGGGAGCGGCTGTTCACTCAGCTCAGCACAAATCTCCAG GTGATTCCAGTGATCAACAGAGCCCAGCTAGTGGACGATGCTTTCAATCTGGCCAG AGCTCAGCTGGTCTCAACAACGCTCGCTCTCAGGACCACCTCATATCTGTTGCAGGAGATAGAGTACATACCCTGGCAGTCCGCACTGAACAACCTGCACTATTATGAGCTCATGCTGGATCGCACTGAAGTCTATCAGCCCATGCAG GACTACATCAGACAGCAAGTGACACCCCTCTTCTTGTACTTCAGGGACTTGACGTCAAACTGGACCCATGTTCCTAACAGACACACTGACCA GTATAATCAGGTGAATGCACTCCGTACAGCGTGCAGGACCGGACTACCAGAGTGCCAGGACTGGACCACCACATGGTTCAAACAGTGGATGGACAATCCTCAACATAATCT catccaccCAAACCTCCGCTCAGCGGTGTACTGCAGCGCCATGGCTGCAGGCGATGAGGCTGAGTGGCAATTCGGATGGTTCCAGTTTAAGAAAGCTTCTGTAGCCAGCGAGGCCAGTAAACTCATGTCTGCACTGGCCTGTACAAACAACATACAGCTGCTAGAGAG GTATCTGTCGTACACCTTAAACTCGGACATGATCCGTAAGCAGGACGCCTCCTCAGTCATCACGTCTGTCGCCACTAACAGAGTGGGACACAGTCTGGCATGGGACTTCGTCAGGGAGCAGTGGAAATACATGTTCACACA ATATGGCGTGGGCTCTTTCTCCTTTGCTTCTATCATCACTGGGGTCACAGCTAGGTTCTCCACACCTGCTGAACTACAACAG CTGGAGGACTTCGTAGAGGAGCACAAAGCTACAGGGTTCGGCTCTGCATCTCTGGCTGTGGATCAGGCCTTAGAGAGAACCGAGGCCAACATCAAGTGGGTGGAGCAGAACAAACTGGAGGTTTTAAACTGGTTCAGAAGCCAGACTAGACCTCAGAGGATCAATGAGCTGGATTCTCAGTCGATCAGTGAATTATGGAGCACTGATGAACTTTTACCGGTCCAACTCATCAcagatgtaaacacagacaGAAGTTCAACAAACACCAAAGAAAAATGA
- the LOC121647738 gene encoding aminopeptidase N-like isoform X2, which translates to MGESCRISKLCVLFVILALVSVATIVTLWTIALTGDNDAPAPWDRYRLPMALAPEYYNITLWPRLKLDPDSGLYIFTGRSTVQFECLKATDLILIHSNKLNYTKMDNTHAARLTAAGGSAPVITSTWLHLKMEYLVIKLNSKLTPGSKYQLDTEFTGELADDLAGFYRSEYEEDGVRKIVATSQMHPTHARKTFPCFDEPAMKAVFHITILHPPGTRALSNGMEKDVTNVSVNGEAVTQTTFEPTVHMSTYLLAIIVSDYVHLNATQGDTLIRIWARRKAVEQGQGDYALNVTGPVLDFFQSYYNISYPLSKSDQIALPDFYFGAMENWGLVTYRETNLLYDPETSSNRNKETTSTIIAHELAHMWFGNLVTLRWWNEVWLNEGFATYVSYLGADHAEPDWNVKDLIVLDDVHKVFSVDALTSSHPLTSKEDSIILPGQITEQFDTISYSKGAAVLRMLSDFLSEPLFKQGLTTYLRHFSYSNAVGSDLWQHLQMVVEDNNISLPCPVNAIMNPWVLQMGFPVVTIDTTKGKVSQNHFLLDPESNVTVESPYKYEWVVPVRWMKDGDVHGDIWWLMQKEAVNPDMLSGSSWVLANINVTGYYRVNYDLGNWERLFTQLSTNLQVIPVINRAQLVDDAFNLARAQLVSTTLALRTTSYLLQEIEYIPWQSALNNLHYYELMLDRTEVYQPMQDYIRQQVTPLFLYFRDLTSNWTHVPNRHTDQYNQVNALRTACRTGLPECQDWTTTWFKQWMDNPQHNLIHPNLRSAVYCSAMAAGDEAEWQFGWFQFKKASVASEASKLMSALACTNNIQLLERYLSYTLNSDMIRKQDASSVITSVATNRVGHSLAWDFVREQWKYMFTQYGVGSFSFASIITGVTARFSTPAELQQLEDFVEEHKATGFGSASLAVDQALERTEANIKWVEQNKLEVLNWFRSQTRPQRINELDSQSISELWSTDELLPVQLITDVNTDRSSTNTKEK; encoded by the exons ATGGGGGAAAGCTGCAGAATCAGCAAGCTGTGTGTTCTGTTTGTCATCTTAGCTCTGGTCTCTGTGGCAACCATCGTCACATTGTGGACTATTGCTCTTACAGGAGATAATGATGCCCCAGCTCCTTGGGACAG GTACCGTCTGCCCATGGCTTTAGCCCCCGAGTACTACAACATCACTTTGTGGCCTCGTCTCAAACTCGACCCAGACTCTGGCCTCTACATTTTTACAG GACGGTCCACTGTGCAGTTCGAGTGTCTGAAGGCAACCgatctgattctgattcacTCCAACAAACTCAACTACACCAAAATGGACAACACACATGCTGCCAGACTCACTGCTGCAG GTGGGTCTGCCCCCGTTATTACGTCAACATGGCTGCACCTGAAGATGGAGTATCTGGTCATCAAGCTAAATAGTAAACTAACTCCAGGGTCAAAGTATCAGCTGGACACTGAGTTCACTGGTGAACTAGCTGATGACTTGGCAGGATTCTATCGGAGTGAATATGAAGAAGATGGAGTCAGAAA GATTGTTGCCACCTCTCAGATGCATCCGACTCATGCCAGGAAGACCTTCCCGTGTTTTGATGAGCCAGCCATGAAAGCTGTCTTCCACATAACAATCCTACACCCACCTGGAACCAGAGCCCTGTCCAATGGGATGGAAAAAG ATGTCACTAATGTCTCTGTTAATGGAGAAGCTGTGACACAGACAACGTTTGAACCCACCGTGCACATGTCCACCTACCTGCTGGCCATCATCGTGTCTGACTATGTACACCTCAACGCAACACAAGGAGACACTCTG ATCCGTATCTGGGCTCGCAGGAAAGCGGTGGAACAGGGACAGGGAGACTATGCTCTTAATGTGACTGGACCTGTACTGGACTTCTTCCAGTCCTACTATAACATCTCGTACCCTCTGAGCAAGTCAG ATCAGATCGCTCtgccagatttttattttggtgcGATGGAGAACTGGGGTTTGGTGACATACAGAGAAACCAACCTTCTCTACGACCCAGAGACCTCCTCCAACAGGAACAAAGAAACCACTTCCACCATCATTGCTCATGAACTGGCTCATATG TGGTTCGGCAACCTGGTGACGCTGCGCTGGTGGAATGAGGTCTGGCTGAATGAGGGCTTTGCTACGTACGTGTCCTACCTGGGAGCTGACCACGCTGAGCCTGACTGGAACGTG AAAGACTTGATAGTTCTGGATGATGTGCACAAAGTGTTTTCAGTTGATGCTTTGACATCCTCTCATCCTCTGACCTCAAAAGAAGACAGTATCATCCTACCTGGACAGATTACGGAGCAGTTTGACACCATCTCCTACAGCAAG gGGGCTGCAGTGCTGAGGATGCTGTCTGACTTCCTCTCAGAGCCGCTCTTCAAGCAGGGACTgact ACTTACCTCAGGCATTTTTCTTACAGTAATGCAGTTGGGAGCGACTTGTGGCAACATCTGCAGATG GTGGTAGAGGACAACAACATTTCACTTCCTTGTCCAGTTAATGCCATCATGAACCCCTGGGTGCTTCAGATGGGCTTTCCTGTGGTCACCATAGATACGACGAAGGGAAAGGTTTCCCAGAATCACTTCCTGCTGGATCCAGAGTCAAATGTCACAGTTGAATCACCCTACAA ATATGAGTGGGTGGTTCCTGTGCGCTGGATGAAAGATGGTGATGTTCATGGAGATATCTGGTGGCTGATGCAGAAGGAAG ctGTGAACCCGGACATGTTGAGCGGATCCTCGTGGGTTCTGGCCAACATCAACGTAACTGGATATTACCGGGTGAACTATGACCTGGGAAACTGGGAGCGGCTGTTCACTCAGCTCAGCACAAATCTCCAG GTGATTCCAGTGATCAACAGAGCCCAGCTAGTGGACGATGCTTTCAATCTGGCCAG AGCTCAGCTGGTCTCAACAACGCTCGCTCTCAGGACCACCTCATATCTGTTGCAGGAGATAGAGTACATACCCTGGCAGTCCGCACTGAACAACCTGCACTATTATGAGCTCATGCTGGATCGCACTGAAGTCTATCAGCCCATGCAG GACTACATCAGACAGCAAGTGACACCCCTCTTCTTGTACTTCAGGGACTTGACGTCAAACTGGACCCATGTTCCTAACAGACACACTGACCA GTATAATCAGGTGAATGCACTCCGTACAGCGTGCAGGACCGGACTACCAGAGTGCCAGGACTGGACCACCACATGGTTCAAACAGTGGATGGACAATCCTCAACATAATCT catccaccCAAACCTCCGCTCAGCGGTGTACTGCAGCGCCATGGCTGCAGGCGATGAGGCTGAGTGGCAATTCGGATGGTTCCAGTTTAAGAAAGCTTCTGTAGCCAGCGAGGCCAGTAAACTCATGTCTGCACTGGCCTGTACAAACAACATACAGCTGCTAGAGAG GTATCTGTCGTACACCTTAAACTCGGACATGATCCGTAAGCAGGACGCCTCCTCAGTCATCACGTCTGTCGCCACTAACAGAGTGGGACACAGTCTGGCATGGGACTTCGTCAGGGAGCAGTGGAAATACATGTTCACACA ATATGGCGTGGGCTCTTTCTCCTTTGCTTCTATCATCACTGGGGTCACAGCTAGGTTCTCCACACCTGCTGAACTACAACAG CTGGAGGACTTCGTAGAGGAGCACAAAGCTACAGGGTTCGGCTCTGCATCTCTGGCTGTGGATCAGGCCTTAGAGAGAACCGAGGCCAACATCAAGTGGGTGGAGCAGAACAAACTGGAGGTTTTAAACTGGTTCAGAAGCCAGACTAGACCTCAGAGGATCAATGAGCTGGATTCTCAGTCGATCAGTGAATTATGGAGCACTGATGAACTTTTACCGGTCCAACTCATCAcagatgtaaacacagacaGAAGTTCAACAAACACCAAAGAAAAATGA